The Tepidibacter aestuarii genome contains a region encoding:
- a CDS encoding YlmC/YmxH family sporulation protein: MFKISDMMEKEVVNVNNGKKLGFINDIELDMGEGRIKSLIIVNEGSKGYLLSRGEACAVSWNNIIKIGHDMILVKMDQQVDFNDIDI, from the coding sequence ATGTTTAAAATTTCGGATATGATGGAAAAAGAGGTTGTTAATGTGAATAACGGTAAAAAGTTAGGATTTATAAACGATATAGAATTGGATATGGGGGAAGGTAGAATAAAATCTTTAATAATTGTTAATGAAGGATCAAAAGGTTATTTATTATCACGAGGAGAAGCTTGTGCTGTATCGTGGAATAATATAATTAAAATAGGACATGATATGATTTTGGTAAAAATGGATCAACAAGTTGATTTTAATGACATAGACATATAA
- the pgeF gene encoding peptidoglycan editing factor PgeF: protein MYIDFNSANKCDFAKVIFTTKELDMSLSDDREKLCENVNFNFDNLTYNKQVHGNDVVVVDENNIGNIEEADGIITNIADVPIMVFVADCVSIAFIDVENKVIGCVHAGWRGTYKEISSIIINKMKNIYKSKVENIKCIIGPAIDSCCYEVSHDLVEKFNTKFTNLSESLYIMRDEKYYLDLFKINELILIRNGIKRENIFNPNLCTYCDENTFHSYRRENGTSKRMAMVMQIL from the coding sequence ATGTATATAGATTTTAATAGTGCTAATAAATGTGATTTTGCTAAGGTTATTTTTACAACTAAGGAGCTTGATATGTCTTTATCGGATGATAGAGAAAAACTATGCGAGAATGTGAATTTTAATTTCGATAATCTAACATATAATAAGCAAGTTCATGGAAATGACGTAGTAGTAGTTGATGAAAATAATATAGGAAACATTGAAGAAGCAGATGGAATAATAACCAATATAGCTGATGTTCCTATAATGGTATTTGTAGCTGATTGTGTGTCTATAGCTTTTATAGATGTTGAAAATAAGGTTATAGGGTGTGTTCATGCAGGATGGAGAGGAACTTACAAGGAAATATCTTCAATTATCATAAATAAAATGAAAAATATATACAAATCAAAGGTTGAAAATATAAAGTGTATAATAGGACCTGCTATAGATAGCTGCTGCTATGAAGTTTCACATGATTTGGTAGAAAAATTTAACACTAAGTTTACAAACTTAAGTGAAAGTTTATATATAATGAGAGATGAAAAGTATTATTTGGATCTTTTTAAAATTAATGAATTGATACTTATAAGAAATGGTATAAAAAGAGAAAATATATTTAATCCAAATTTGTGTACTTATTGTGATGAGAATACATTCCATTCTTATAGAAGAGAAAATGGAACTTCAAAGAGAATGGCTATGGTAATGCAGATACTCTAA
- the sigE gene encoding RNA polymerase sporulation sigma factor SigE — MVKSFYKLKNKIVYLVNKLLIKFNLVRKDEIYYLGGNDILPPPLNAEEEVEVLKKLESDESVKSILIERNLRLVVYISRKFENTGLDIEDLISIGTIGLIKAVNTFKLDKKIKLATYASRCIENEILMYLRKNSKKKVEISFDEPLNIDLDGNELLLSDVMGTDNDEIYKLIEEEIDRELLQIALDKLSIREKQIMELRFGLKSGDEKTQKEVANMLGISQSYISRLEKKIVFRLKKEMKKFV, encoded by the coding sequence ATGGTTAAGTCGTTTTATAAGTTAAAGAACAAAATTGTATATTTAGTCAATAAACTATTGATTAAATTTAATCTCGTGAGAAAAGATGAGATATATTATTTAGGTGGTAATGATATACTTCCTCCACCTTTGAATGCTGAAGAAGAAGTTGAAGTTTTAAAAAAACTTGAAAGTGATGAAAGTGTTAAAAGTATATTAATAGAAAGAAATTTAAGGCTTGTAGTATACATATCTAGAAAATTTGAAAATACAGGCCTTGATATAGAAGATTTAATATCAATAGGTACAATTGGTCTTATAAAAGCTGTTAATACATTTAAATTGGATAAAAAGATTAAGCTTGCTACATATGCGTCAAGATGTATAGAAAATGAAATACTTATGTATCTTAGAAAGAACAGTAAGAAAAAAGTAGAAATATCGTTTGATGAACCTTTGAATATAGATTTAGATGGAAATGAACTTTTACTTTCTGATGTTATGGGAACTGATAACGATGAAATATACAAATTAATAGAAGAGGAAATAGATAGAGAGCTACTTCAAATAGCGTTAGATAAACTTTCTATAAGAGAAAAACAGATAATGGAACTGAGATTTGGGCTTAAAAGTGGAGATGAAAAAACACAAAAGGAAGTAGCTAATATGCTTGGAATATCTCAATCTTACATATCTAGACTCGAGAAAAAGATTGTATTTAGACTTAAAAAAGAAATGAAAAAATTTGTTTAA
- a CDS encoding DUF881 domain-containing protein: MKKNSLSLLILSLFLGMMIIIEFKTVDKTTGGLVSSQKANQLSIELKSLTDRKKALEKDVQALDQRIQEYKDSEAEKNVLVKNLKEDTKKYETLAGYYDVSGPGVVITIKKPQEASDETVLLYNYDNILTIINKLNAAGAEAMSINGERYVSSTEIHLSGDKVIVNGNPIITPFEIKCIGNSDILESALNMRFGIIYQLRKEWNLDVDVKKEENIEISRYNKTIDFKYANPVESNVKVK; encoded by the coding sequence TTGAAAAAAAATAGTTTGTCATTGTTGATATTGAGTTTGTTCTTGGGGATGATGATTATAATTGAATTTAAAACTGTAGATAAGACTACAGGAGGATTAGTATCTTCTCAAAAAGCGAATCAGTTGTCAATTGAACTAAAAAGCTTGACAGATAGAAAAAAAGCATTGGAAAAAGATGTACAAGCATTGGATCAGAGGATACAAGAATATAAGGATTCTGAAGCTGAAAAAAATGTTCTTGTAAAAAACTTAAAAGAAGATACTAAAAAATATGAGACATTAGCTGGATATTACGATGTAAGTGGTCCTGGTGTTGTAATAACAATTAAAAAGCCACAAGAAGCAAGTGATGAAACAGTACTTCTTTACAATTACGATAATATACTTACTATAATAAATAAGCTAAATGCAGCTGGAGCGGAAGCAATGTCTATAAATGGAGAAAGATATGTATCGAGCACAGAAATACATTTGTCTGGAGATAAAGTTATAGTAAATGGAAATCCTATAATCACTCCATTTGAAATTAAATGTATAGGAAATTCTGATATATTAGAATCTGCTTTGAATATGAGGTTTGGCATAATTTATCAGCTTAGGAAAGAATGGAACCTAGATGTTGATGTGAAAAAGGAAGAGAATATAGAAATATCTAGGTACAATAAGACTATAGACTTTAAGTATGCTAATCCTGTAGAATCTAATGTGAAGGTGAAATAA
- a CDS encoding response regulator transcription factor: MNTDILVVDDEKHIVELLKFNLETQGYNIETAYDGLDAFIKVRELKPDLILLDRMLPNIDGLEVLKKIREDKSTKNIPVIMLTAKTMEKDKIEGLDVGADDYISKPFSVQEVLARVKAVLRRYNSSKSEKKVSIELGNIKIDLQNYEVFKDSKKIDLTLKEFELLKLLAQNKGKVLSRNFLLDKIWGYEYFGETRTVDVHIRHLRKKIEDGEKYIETIRGVGYKINLKEGD; encoded by the coding sequence ATGAACACAGATATACTTGTTGTTGATGATGAGAAGCATATAGTCGAACTTTTAAAATTTAACCTTGAAACACAAGGGTACAATATAGAAACTGCATATGATGGACTCGATGCGTTTATAAAAGTAAGAGAGTTAAAGCCCGATTTAATATTGTTAGATAGAATGCTTCCGAATATAGATGGGCTCGAGGTTTTGAAGAAAATAAGAGAAGATAAAAGTACAAAGAATATACCTGTAATAATGCTTACAGCAAAGACTATGGAAAAAGACAAGATAGAGGGCCTTGATGTTGGAGCAGATGATTATATAAGTAAGCCTTTTAGTGTACAAGAAGTGTTGGCTAGGGTTAAGGCTGTGCTTAGAAGATATAATTCTAGTAAATCTGAAAAAAAAGTTTCTATAGAGCTAGGTAATATAAAAATAGATTTACAAAATTATGAAGTGTTCAAAGATTCTAAAAAAATAGATTTGACTTTGAAAGAGTTTGAATTGTTAAAGCTTCTAGCTCAAAATAAAGGTAAGGTCTTATCTAGAAATTTTTTATTGGACAAAATATGGGGATATGAATATTTTGGAGAAACTAGAACTGTAGATGTTCATATAAGACATTTAAGAAAAAAGATAGAAGATGGTGAAAAATATATAGAAACAATAAGAGGGGTAGGATATAAGATAAATTTAAAAGAAGGTGATTAA
- the nrdR gene encoding transcriptional regulator NrdR, producing MKCPYCSFLQSRVIDSRPTEEGTSIRRRRECESCKKRFTTYEKIEYVRLVVIKKDGNRESFDRSKIINGIIKACEKRPVSIEQIENIVDQIEYNINKNMFKEIETKKIGELVMEKLKNIDEVSYVRFASVYRHFKDINTFVQELEKILSEKR from the coding sequence ATGAAATGTCCGTACTGTAGTTTTTTGCAGTCTAGAGTAATAGATTCTAGGCCCACAGAAGAGGGAACTTCTATAAGAAGAAGAAGAGAGTGTGAGAGCTGTAAAAAAAGATTTACAACTTATGAAAAAATAGAATATGTAAGACTTGTGGTTATAAAGAAAGATGGAAATAGAGAAAGCTTTGATAGAAGTAAAATAATAAATGGAATAATAAAGGCGTGTGAAAAACGACCAGTTTCAATTGAGCAAATTGAAAATATAGTTGATCAAATAGAATATAATATAAATAAAAATATGTTCAAGGAAATAGAAACTAAGAAAATAGGTGAGCTAGTTATGGAAAAGCTCAAGAATATAGATGAGGTATCTTATGTTAGATTTGCATCAGTATACAGACATTTTAAAGATATAAATACATTCGTTCAAGAATTAGAAAAAATACTCAGTGAGAAAAGGTGA
- a CDS encoding sigma-E processing peptidase SpoIIGA — MIVYAEYYFLHNLLANYMILKTTSRIVNNNFSKYRAFAGGFIGALYCMVYFIPSLMFLYNILMKIVFALFIVFIGFEYKGIKEYLKLLMVFYIVNMFLAGSTMYIIYCSGIDYTVVSWVLISFIFFIANSGLFDRFYKIIKSLNVFKDLKNDITVKIENKQVVFNTLMDTGNLLKDPVSQNPVMIVDVKKLEDVLPQELVYVDYSVMNLKKVDYLMSKLSDTISSRFRVIPYKVVGNEDGLLIGIKADYIEIQGHKKGNIILGLSNLSSDDMNAYDAIINPNFI, encoded by the coding sequence ATGATAGTTTATGCAGAATATTATTTTTTACATAATCTATTAGCAAATTACATGATATTAAAAACAACCTCGAGGATAGTAAATAACAATTTTTCTAAATATAGAGCTTTTGCAGGAGGGTTTATAGGAGCTTTATATTGTATGGTTTATTTTATTCCAAGTTTAATGTTTTTATACAATATTTTAATGAAAATTGTTTTTGCCTTATTTATAGTGTTTATAGGTTTTGAGTATAAAGGCATTAAGGAATACCTTAAATTATTGATGGTGTTTTATATTGTGAATATGTTTTTAGCAGGTAGTACGATGTACATAATTTATTGTTCTGGTATAGATTACACTGTAGTATCGTGGGTTTTAATTTCTTTCATTTTTTTTATAGCTAATAGTGGTCTTTTTGATAGGTTTTACAAAATAATAAAAAGCCTTAATGTATTTAAAGATTTAAAAAATGATATAACTGTTAAGATTGAAAACAAGCAAGTAGTATTTAACACTTTAATGGATACAGGTAATCTATTAAAGGATCCTGTAAGCCAAAATCCTGTAATGATAGTAGATGTCAAAAAGTTAGAAGATGTTTTACCTCAAGAACTAGTATATGTTGATTATTCAGTTATGAATTTAAAAAAAGTAGATTATTTAATGAGCAAATTAAGTGACACTATTTCTAGCAGGTTTAGAGTAATACCTTACAAAGTAGTTGGAAATGAAGATGGATTGTTAATAGGAATAAAGGCAGATTACATAGAAATACAGGGACATAAAAAGGGAAATATAATATTGGGCTTATCAAATTTAAGTTCGGATGATATGAATGCATATGATGCAATAATAAATCCTAATTTTATATGA
- a CDS encoding cell division protein FtsQ/DivIB, whose translation MKKKYKIITFIMILIICVFGYMLIKTDYFTLKKLSVVGQVKLSRQDVLISGKIEPGKNIYKYSSKQIRKSLLENPYIESANVKIKLPDNIIIDLKERVAMCAIPYMGSYALINEEGIVLKVEDDLKNVDVPLIGGINLQKLKIGQNVELKDDDLLNKILDLLNACNNAKILSNVSQINIDDNKNIELYTINGIRVLLGAGERLDYKMTELNKILIDLYTKNIKVGIVDMRYDSYPVYRPE comes from the coding sequence ATGAAAAAAAAATATAAAATAATTACTTTTATAATGATTTTAATCATATGTGTATTTGGGTATATGCTAATAAAAACGGATTATTTTACTTTGAAAAAATTAAGTGTTGTTGGACAAGTTAAACTTAGCAGACAAGACGTATTAATTAGTGGTAAAATAGAACCGGGAAAAAACATATATAAATATAGTTCGAAGCAAATAAGGAAAAGTTTACTTGAGAATCCATACATAGAAAGTGCTAATGTAAAAATAAAACTTCCCGATAATATAATTATAGACTTAAAAGAGAGGGTAGCTATGTGTGCTATACCTTATATGGGTTCTTATGCTCTTATAAACGAAGAGGGGATAGTTTTAAAAGTTGAAGATGATTTGAAAAACGTAGATGTGCCTTTAATTGGAGGAATAAATCTTCAGAAATTAAAAATAGGTCAAAATGTAGAGCTAAAAGATGATGATTTATTAAATAAAATATTGGATTTGCTAAACGCTTGTAATAATGCTAAAATTTTAAGTAATGTATCTCAGATAAATATAGACGATAATAAGAATATAGAGCTATACACAATAAATGGAATAAGAGTTCTTCTTGGAGCCGGAGAAAGATTAGATTATAAGATGACAGAGTTGAACAAAATCTTAATAGATTTATACACTAAAAATATAAAAGTTGGGATAGTAGATATGAGGTATGACTCATATCCTGTATATAGACCTGAATAG
- the murA gene encoding UDP-N-acetylglucosamine 1-carboxyvinyltransferase, whose protein sequence is MAKYIVQGGNKLEGEIRLKGAKNSVLPIIAATILNEGESVIHNVPNISDVKVMIDILNHIGCYVKSEGDTLIIDTRNVNSSEIPESFVRKMRSSIIFLGAMVSRFGNTKISYPGGCEIGPRPIDLHLKSLSQMGVNIEEAHGYIKCKRQKNKACEITLDFPSVGATENAMLAAVKTNGVTRIYNPAKEPEIIDLANFLNSMGANIKGAGNSCIEIYGVDKLHDVEYRIIPDRIAIGTYLVAGAITKGRIIIDDIIPSHINSIVSKLRETGCEIEYINNKVQLIAPKTIQSIDVIKTLPHPGFPTDMQAQMMALMTLANGACIINENIFENRFKHCEELIRMGANINVNGKLAVIRGVDKLMGAKVKSSDLRGGAALVLAGLAAEGHTEIDSIYHIERGYEAMEKVLTSLGANIIRA, encoded by the coding sequence TTGGCAAAATATATAGTCCAAGGTGGAAATAAATTAGAAGGTGAGATTAGATTAAAAGGTGCAAAAAATTCAGTATTACCAATAATAGCAGCAACTATATTGAATGAAGGGGAGAGTGTAATACACAATGTCCCTAATATATCAGATGTTAAAGTAATGATTGATATATTAAATCATATAGGTTGCTATGTAAAAAGTGAGGGTGATACACTAATTATTGATACTAGAAATGTAAACTCGTCTGAAATTCCTGAAAGCTTCGTTAGAAAGATGAGATCATCTATAATATTTTTAGGGGCTATGGTTAGTAGATTTGGTAATACGAAAATTAGTTATCCGGGTGGATGCGAAATAGGACCAAGACCAATTGATCTACATTTAAAGTCATTATCTCAAATGGGAGTAAATATCGAAGAGGCTCATGGATATATAAAGTGTAAAAGACAAAAAAATAAGGCCTGTGAAATAACTCTTGATTTCCCGAGTGTTGGAGCTACTGAAAATGCCATGCTAGCTGCTGTAAAAACAAATGGTGTAACAAGAATATATAATCCGGCAAAGGAACCTGAAATAATAGACCTTGCAAATTTTTTAAACTCTATGGGAGCTAATATAAAAGGAGCAGGAAATAGTTGCATAGAAATATATGGTGTTGATAAATTGCATGATGTTGAGTATAGAATAATACCTGATAGAATAGCTATAGGAACTTATTTGGTAGCAGGAGCAATAACAAAAGGAAGAATAATTATAGATGATATAATACCAAGTCATATTAACAGTATTGTTTCAAAGCTTAGAGAAACTGGATGTGAGATTGAGTATATAAACAACAAGGTTCAACTTATTGCACCTAAAACGATACAGTCTATAGATGTTATAAAAACGCTACCTCATCCAGGATTTCCAACGGATATGCAGGCTCAAATGATGGCTTTGATGACGCTGGCAAATGGAGCATGTATAATAAATGAAAATATATTTGAAAATAGATTTAAGCATTGTGAAGAGCTTATTAGAATGGGAGCTAATATCAATGTTAATGGAAAATTAGCCGTAATAAGAGGTGTTGATAAATTAATGGGAGCAAAGGTTAAATCTTCCGATTTAAGAGGAGGCGCAGCTCTTGTTTTAGCAGGCCTTGCTGCTGAGGGACATACAGAAATAGACAGTATATACCATATAGAAAGAGGATATGAGGCTATGGAAAAGGTGTTGACTAGTCTAGGAGCTAATATTATTAGGGCTTAG
- a CDS encoding small basic family protein, with amino-acid sequence MISLILSLIGLALGIIIGYYIPVTYPDSYSLYISVGLLAAMDSVFGAIRATLEGKYDGIIFVTGFFGNAILAGILAYIGDRLGFPLYYASIFVFGGRLFQNFAIIRRYAFNKLINKKRGN; translated from the coding sequence GTGATTAGTTTGATTTTATCTTTGATAGGACTTGCACTAGGAATAATTATTGGATATTATATACCTGTAACTTATCCTGATAGCTATTCTTTGTACATATCTGTAGGATTATTAGCTGCAATGGATTCCGTGTTTGGGGCTATAAGAGCAACACTTGAAGGTAAATACGATGGAATTATATTTGTAACTGGTTTTTTTGGAAATGCAATTTTAGCCGGAATATTGGCATATATAGGAGATAGATTAGGCTTTCCTCTGTATTATGCGAGTATATTCGTTTTCGGAGGAAGATTATTTCAGAACTTCGCTATTATTAGAAGATATGCTTTTAACAAATTGATTAATAAAAAAAGAGGAAATTAA
- the ftsZ gene encoding cell division protein FtsZ: MLQFDVGMDQFAQIKVIGVGGGGNNAVNRMIEANLQGVEFVAINTDKQALFTSKAEQKIQIGDKLTRGLGAGANPEIGQKAAEESKEDITQALQGADMVFVTAGMGGGTGTGAAPVVAKIAKELGILTVGVVTKPFTFEGKRRMIHAEQGIKEFKTNVDTLITIPNDRLLQIVEKKTSMLDAFKKADDVLQQGVQGISDLIAVPGLVNLDFADVQTIMREQGLAHMGIGNAKGENRAIEAAKQAIQSPLLETSIRGAKGVLLNITGGDDLGLFEINEAASLVQEACDEEANIIFGAVINEDLGDELRITVIATGFEEGQDTTLNIVDKKEKKEEVKETIKEEKVNTSVDPDLDIPTFLRRR; encoded by the coding sequence ATGCTACAATTTGATGTTGGTATGGATCAGTTTGCACAAATTAAAGTAATAGGAGTAGGCGGCGGAGGAAACAATGCTGTTAATAGAATGATAGAGGCTAATTTACAAGGTGTAGAGTTTGTAGCCATAAACACAGACAAGCAAGCACTATTCACTTCAAAAGCTGAACAAAAGATACAAATAGGAGACAAGTTAACAAGAGGACTAGGAGCGGGAGCAAATCCTGAAATAGGACAAAAAGCAGCAGAAGAAAGTAAGGAAGATATCACACAAGCTCTTCAAGGTGCGGATATGGTATTTGTAACTGCCGGAATGGGTGGTGGAACAGGAACGGGAGCAGCTCCTGTTGTTGCAAAAATTGCTAAAGAATTAGGAATACTTACAGTAGGTGTTGTTACAAAGCCTTTTACATTTGAAGGTAAAAGAAGGATGATTCATGCTGAACAGGGTATAAAAGAATTTAAAACTAATGTAGATACATTAATAACTATACCTAATGATAGATTATTACAGATAGTAGAAAAGAAAACATCTATGCTTGACGCTTTTAAGAAAGCCGATGATGTATTACAACAAGGGGTTCAAGGTATATCTGACTTAATAGCTGTACCGGGACTTGTAAACCTAGACTTTGCTGATGTTCAAACTATAATGAGAGAACAAGGATTAGCGCATATGGGTATAGGTAATGCTAAAGGAGAAAACAGAGCTATTGAAGCTGCAAAGCAAGCTATTCAAAGTCCACTGCTTGAGACTTCTATAAGAGGAGCAAAAGGTGTTCTTTTAAATATAACTGGAGGAGACGATCTAGGATTATTTGAAATTAATGAAGCAGCAAGCTTAGTTCAAGAAGCATGTGATGAAGAAGCTAACATTATATTTGGAGCAGTTATAAATGAGGATCTAGGTGATGAACTTAGAATAACAGTTATAGCAACAGGCTTTGAAGAAGGACAAGATACGACTTTAAATATAGTAGATAAAAAAGAGAAAAAAGAAGAAGTAAAAGAGACTATTAAAGAAGAAAAAGTAAATACTAGTGTAGATCCTGATTTGGATATACCTACATTTTTAAGAAGAAGATAA
- a CDS encoding DUF881 domain-containing protein, whose amino-acid sequence MGSVKIKQKSMIIINFIIGILIAVSIKNINGNQTFVTLKTIQEIENQIEVERVDVENLNKLILEKKSNIAKYELEIEDTGSIKTILEKELDDAKVITGFKDVVGEGVVIRISDSERELEEWENPNDLVIHDKDVIMVINDLKVAGAEAISINGERLTTFSEIKCSGPTITINESTYGQPFVIKAVGDKKFLKSAMENPYSNINTKEYLYDIGFEVEEKDEIIIPKYSGEFKFEYIKEGD is encoded by the coding sequence ATGGGTAGTGTAAAGATAAAACAAAAGTCTATGATAATCATAAACTTCATAATAGGGATATTAATAGCTGTAAGTATTAAAAATATTAATGGAAATCAGACCTTTGTTACATTGAAAACAATACAAGAAATTGAAAATCAAATAGAGGTAGAAAGAGTTGACGTTGAAAATTTAAATAAATTAATACTTGAGAAAAAATCGAATATAGCAAAGTATGAACTTGAAATCGAAGATACAGGTTCTATAAAGACTATATTAGAAAAAGAACTAGATGATGCTAAGGTTATAACTGGATTTAAAGATGTAGTTGGAGAAGGGGTAGTAATTAGAATAAGTGATAGTGAAAGAGAGCTAGAAGAATGGGAAAACCCAAATGACCTTGTTATTCATGACAAAGACGTAATAATGGTTATAAATGATCTTAAAGTAGCTGGAGCAGAGGCTATATCGATAAATGGAGAAAGATTGACTACATTTTCTGAAATAAAATGCTCAGGTCCTACTATAACTATAAATGAATCTACATATGGACAGCCATTTGTAATAAAAGCAGTAGGTGATAAAAAGTTTTTAAAATCTGCTATGGAAAATCCGTATTCCAATATAAATACAAAAGAGTATCTTTATGATATAGGTTTTGAAGTAGAGGAAAAAGATGAAATAATAATACCTAAATATAGTGGCGAATTTAAATTTGAATATATAAAAGAAGGTGATTAG
- the sigG gene encoding RNA polymerase sporulation sigma factor SigG has protein sequence MQINKVEICGVNTSELPVLKNKEMRELLVKIKNGDEECRQQFVNGNLRLVLSVIQKFNNRGENIDDLFQIGCIGLIKAIDNFDLSQNVRFSTYAVPMIIGEIRRYLRDNNPIRVSRSLKDIAYKALQVRERLTIENLKEPNVSQIAKELNMNREDVVLALDAIQDPISLFDPIYQDNGDAIYVMDQVQDKKGRDEVWIEEIALKEAVKKLNSRERLVLDLRFYKGKTQIEVADEIGISQAQVSRIEKNALKNMRKHI, from the coding sequence ATGCAAATAAATAAAGTAGAAATCTGTGGAGTTAATACATCTGAATTACCAGTATTAAAAAACAAAGAAATGCGAGAACTCTTGGTTAAAATAAAGAATGGAGATGAAGAGTGTAGACAACAATTCGTAAATGGAAACTTGAGGCTTGTTTTAAGTGTTATACAAAAATTTAATAATAGAGGAGAGAATATAGACGATTTATTTCAAATAGGATGTATAGGTCTTATTAAAGCTATAGACAATTTTGATTTAAGTCAAAACGTAAGATTCTCAACTTATGCAGTACCTATGATAATTGGAGAAATAAGAAGATACTTAAGAGATAACAATCCTATAAGAGTTAGTAGATCTTTAAAGGACATAGCTTATAAAGCTTTACAAGTGAGAGAGAGATTAACAATAGAAAATCTGAAAGAGCCTAATGTCTCTCAAATAGCTAAAGAGCTAAATATGAATCGAGAAGATGTAGTTTTAGCTTTAGATGCAATACAAGACCCTATATCTTTGTTTGATCCTATATATCAAGACAATGGCGATGCGATATACGTTATGGACCAAGTTCAAGATAAAAAAGGAAGAGATGAAGTTTGGATAGAGGAAATAGCTTTAAAAGAAGCTGTGAAAAAGCTCAATAGTAGAGAAAGGTTAGTTCTTGATTTGAGGTTTTATAAAGGTAAAACTCAAATAGAGGTTGCTGATGAAATAGGTATATCTCAGGCACAAGTTTCCAGAATAGAAAAAAATGCCTTAAAGAACATGAGAAAGCATATTTGA